GGAACGTTTGGAAGATACAATAAATATGGCCAAAAAGTCTTGGAATAATCAGTCATTATCAGAAGGGTATAAAGCATCCAAGAAATTGATAGAAGTTGATGGTAAAGATCAACCTGCTGGTAGAAATATGACTCTAACTGTAAGTAGAATGACATGCAAAGAGCAAAGTTTATCAAAATCCATAGTAGCATCCACCAATATTAAAACCAATCATATACCTACAGTAGATTTGAATAGCAAACGACTTAATAACCAGAAAAAGTCATCTGTTTTAAACACAAATAGCTTGATTTCCAGTGTTGAAAATGTACCAACAAAATATGAAACCATTGAAAGCTCTTCTTTTGCCACCTATTCTAGTCCTATCAAACTCATGTTTTTATCTGAGGTTAAAAGCAGTGAAGGAGTCAAATATACTTTAACTTCAGTCAGTAATTCCGAATCAAATCgtgatttttcttctgaaaagcaACCAACTCATCAAGtaactgaaaatagaaaagaaacaaatgagaccATCCCAAATGCTAACTCTGCAAATTATAGTTCTAATCTTAATGATAGTGACACTTTccaaaaagaactaaacaaattTAATTGTGCAAAAGAAACTGCAGAATCCTCTGCAGTGTTTACAGATGATATGAAGAATGATAAGCCACAAGAGTTACCTAAAGAATATTCAAGCAATACGATTgattcatcttttaaaagaaaaccaggTAGACCTAAAAAAATAGGTCCCCAGGTTGTGAAACAGATAAAGCGACCAATTGGAAGACCACCGAAACCTAAAACTGACCAAACAGACATCTCCATTTGCCAAGATGAGTCCATTAGTGCTGAAAAGAAAAGCCCAGAGTCTCTCATATCAGAAGTAAAAGAAGGTTTATATCAGAAGAGTATTATAGTAACTGTTATTTATGGAAGGTCAAGAAGAACTAAAAGGCATGTTTCTGAAGGAAGTATAAGCAAAAGCAATggtatgtctttaaaaaataatgttactGATTTTCCAACAGAATATAATAGTCTCAGAAGTATTAGAGAATATGACACTGACTTGGGTGAAAGAATAAGTGCTATTTCAAGTTTGACTACTGAAAGTGAAATCTTGGGGTCTGGCTTTGAATATGTTAGACCTTTCAAGAACAAGTCTATGATACCTCAATCTTCCAAAAACATTATTCGACCAAATCAGAAGCCTTTGGCAATAATTAGGAAGCCTGGTAGACCTGCAAAAGTGAAAATCTCTGGCATATCTGTGACTATCAATAGAATTTCACCTCAGGAGAGAGAAGTGAGTATTAGCAGCTGCTTACCTCCTTTAGAACAAGAGAATATATTCCAGAAAAGTCTGCTTGAAGAAAATCGCCAGTGCACCATGGATACAAGGCACACTGAAGCTGGCAAATTCAAGAATGAATCTAAAAGTATGGTTGCTGCTATACCTTTGAGACATTCTATTAGGGATCGAAAACCATCTCTGCATTTCTTACATTCATTAGCATCTTCTAGTTCACTTATTTATAGAAATTCCCTGCTCCATAAGTCATATAAGCTCCGTTTGCAGGAAGGTAAAAGTCAGGAGGACAAACATAAGCAGTCAAGGATTAAAATAGCTTCCAAAGGTACGCCAGGAGCTAGAAATTcaaggaatgcaaaaaagcatTTGGAAGATAAATTAATACCCATTTCTGAAGTATCCTTGGACCCTATAATTTCATCAAACCCTTTGCTCAGGTGGTGGGCTGCTTCTACTTCAAACGATTCCTTATTAGAGGAATTAAACAATAGATttgaacaaataacaaatgcttggGTGCCTGTGAGTGGAGATGAAGCTGAAAATTGTGTTCATAAAAAAAGAGAACCCATTGAAAATGATAACTTGAAAATAGCAAGCCCTTTGGAGACCTGTCTTTTAGAACTTGAGGTTTCACCCGTAAAAATGCTTTTTCAGAAAAAGTGTGATTTGAATGAACTCTGTACCTGGTTTATGCAAACAACAGAAACACAGTCTCTTTCACTAGTTAGAAAAGCAAATGCACGAAACCCTTTGGAAGTAATAAACACCAGAGGAATTAAATTAGGGACgaaatattctgattttaataCCAGCCCTTTcagaaagcactttaaaaaatttgcacTATCTTCACCTTCAAAGTCAGCAGGGAAGTTGCATATACTGCATAAAATGGTTAGCTCCCCgcttttaaatgtgaaaagtaaTTTAACACTAACTAGATTAAAAAGAACTGAGTTTAAGAGGTTGCATCATGAAAggtggagaagagagggaaagcTGCACAGCCATGGGACAGGTGCTTGGATATCTAAAAGGAGGAACTTAAGATTTTTTTGCCAGAACCAACTTTTGAGTAAGACTGAGGGAGTAACAAATGCTGACATCCCACTCCAAGGAAAAAACACAGTAGATAATCAGTTTATTTTCCCACCTGAGATTAGGGATAACTTTTTGCAACAGAGGTTGACCATGTCTGATTTCAAAACACATGCTAGTTTAGAGaataaatttaactcagaagCAAAGGAGAATGGAACAAACTGCAgccaaaaagaatttgaaaagggaCCAAGACTAGGAAATGTATGTTTAAATAACTGGAGGTCAAAAACCTTAAAAGACTGTAGAATATTTTTGAGGAAGATCAACTATCTCGAACACAGAAATACTTTTAAGTTAAATACCATCATTTACTCTCCTGAATCTGTTAACTGTGGAAGTAATCGTCAAACTCACATAGAAGAATCAAAGCACTTTACCTTAAGATCCCAGTCTGCTAggcaaaattcttttaaaaagcaatctaaagaaatagaaaatgctaAAGCAA
This sequence is a window from Odocoileus virginianus isolate 20LAN1187 ecotype Illinois chromosome 21, Ovbor_1.2, whole genome shotgun sequence. Protein-coding genes within it:
- the LCORL gene encoding ligand-dependent nuclear receptor corepressor-like protein isoform X7, whose product is MEKGKSALNKVLESLCIHHQEQVLAMLKFLVQEQNAASLCCCNSSYTVSSESQNPLIEDDLDGLFCSCEYRLAERGHLQNERQSPGFVPLPVCIKDLHCLSCQTVTIEHIKTVVNRGITNSYNSHRCCSGLLADIHSTKSGFQSPLSSKEICDVSVSLQDVCRSRSPSPPPLSPVQAEGFEKLKDVISECSALENNRLETNINQPPSLTPAEISSDEDDHEGKMPKTKKSSNSDSLLLEDSNNCTTNHEKGETAIIFQDLMDRINEKLKSIETIDMTNLIKLSSSDCNTDNDLKLRDLITSLLHNAKASDYSFMELLSQHDKKIENKIIQTRFRKRQETLFAMHSSPDSPIFRRQSLQIKRELASLDENFMRKKYTGKNPRKFLRNDELFSADKEQFYHCQGPSLQNSKSLQDNNHVETSFLPDYGLQSLQLPLNNLETNLAFDAFSESFKTASPEKMSIRRSQEKSVARKKFLQNHKENPKLENTQTPLKSDVPGLLSRTKRNIVPPGWYSIYVTNNYVFKKSPKAKKVSDSTKRKDTVKNIQIESSHSIDLNKIAMNSNLQVVVERLEDTINMAKKSWNNQSLSEGYKASKKLIEVDGKDQPAGRNMTLTVSRMTCKEQSLSKSIVASTNIKTNHIPTVDLNSKRLNNQKKSSVLNTNSLISSVENVPTKYETIESSSFATYSSPIKLMFLSEVKSSEGVKYTLTSVSNSESNRDFSSEKQPTHQVTENRKETNETIPNANSANYSSNLNDSDTFQKELNKFNCAKETAESSAVFTDDMKNDKPQELPKEYSSNTIDSSFKRKPGRPKKIGPQVVKQIKRPIGRPPKPKTDQTDISICQDESISAEKKSPESLISEVKEGLYQKSIIVTVIYGRSRRTKRHVSEGSISKSNGMSLKNNVTDFPTEYNSLRSIREYDTDLGERISAISSLTTESEILGSGFEYVRPFKNKSMIPQSSKNIIRPNQKPLAIIRKPGRPAKVKISGISVTINRISPQEREVSISSCLPPLEQENIFQKSLLEENRQCTMDTRHTEAGKFKNESKSMVAAIPLRHSIRDRKPSLHFLHSLASSSSLIYRNSLLHKSYKLRLQEGKSQEDKHKQSRIKIASKGTPGARNSRNAKKHLEDKLIPISEVSLDPIISSNPLLRWWAASTSNDSLLEELNNRFEQITNAWVPVSGDEAENCVHKKREPIENDNLKIASPLETCLLELEVSPVKMLFQKKCDLNELCTWFMQTTETQSLSLVRKANARNPLEVINTRGIKLGTKYSDFNTSPFRKHFKKFALSSPSKSAGKLHILHKMVSSPLLNVKSNLTLTRLKRTEFKRLHHERWRREGKLHSHGTGAWISKRRNLRFFCQNQLLSKTEGVTNADIPLQGKNTVDNQFIFPPEIRDNFLQQRLTMSDFKTHASLENKFNSEAKENGTNCSQKEFEKGPRLGNVCLNNWRSKTLKDCRIFLRKINYLEHRNTFKLNTIIYSPESVNCGSNRQTHIEESKHFTLRSQSARQNSFKKQSKEIENAKANNPSSDKFPAQLENSKLNKCVNYDKNPSDNCEALSKLNKRKRPPWKTTEMSTKRHKRQSCNSGQMANYYSKYQLACYK